One segment of Xanthomonas oryzae pv. oryzae DNA contains the following:
- the cydB gene encoding cytochrome d ubiquinol oxidase subunit II: protein MDMATVLTVAWFAVIGFGVLMYVVLDGFVLGIGILAPFRKDEAQLDLMMNTAAPIWDGNETWLVLCGAGLLAAFPKAYGVILSALYLPVLLMVMALVFRGVAFEFRFKAHRSRRLWSHAFAVGSILATFAQGVILGALVQGLPIKHDRYVGGIWGWFSPFAMLTGAALVFGYALLGSTWLILKTEGHVQQLARQLSRPLTISVLTFIGLVSAWLPSLQSHVMERWFSGAHYLWLMPVPLLVAIVGFALWRATDAERSEALPFLLAMGLFVLGFLGLVLGMWPYLVPPVYTIWQAAAPPSSQLFVMVGLVMLLPLILGYTVWSYHVFRGKVTTDNGYHH, encoded by the coding sequence ATGGACATGGCGACGGTACTGACGGTGGCGTGGTTTGCGGTGATCGGCTTCGGGGTGCTGATGTACGTGGTGCTGGACGGCTTCGTCCTGGGCATCGGCATCCTGGCGCCGTTCCGCAAGGACGAAGCGCAGCTGGATTTGATGATGAACACTGCCGCGCCGATCTGGGACGGCAACGAAACCTGGCTGGTGCTGTGCGGGGCAGGACTGCTGGCCGCATTTCCCAAGGCGTACGGGGTGATCTTGTCGGCGCTGTATCTGCCGGTGCTGTTGATGGTGATGGCCTTAGTGTTTCGCGGCGTTGCGTTCGAATTCCGCTTCAAGGCGCATCGCTCGCGGCGTTTGTGGAGTCATGCGTTCGCCGTCGGTTCGATCCTGGCCACCTTCGCGCAGGGCGTGATCCTGGGCGCATTGGTGCAAGGCCTGCCGATCAAACATGATCGCTATGTCGGTGGCATCTGGGGGTGGTTCAGTCCGTTCGCGATGCTGACCGGCGCCGCCCTGGTATTCGGTTATGCACTGCTCGGCAGCACCTGGTTGATCCTCAAGACCGAAGGCCATGTGCAGCAGCTGGCGCGGCAGCTGAGCCGGCCGTTGACCATCAGCGTGTTGACCTTCATCGGCCTGGTCAGCGCCTGGTTGCCATCGCTGCAATCGCACGTGATGGAGCGTTGGTTCAGTGGCGCGCATTACCTGTGGCTGATGCCGGTGCCGCTGCTGGTTGCCATCGTGGGGTTCGCGCTGTGGCGTGCCACCGATGCGGAGCGCTCGGAGGCGCTGCCATTCCTGCTGGCGATGGGCCTGTTCGTGCTGGGCTTCCTGGGGCTGGTGCTGGGCATGTGGCCGTATCTGGTGCCGCCGGTCTACACCATCTGGCAAGCCGCCGCGCCGCCGTCGTCGCAGTTGTTTGTGATGGTGGGGCTGGTCATGTTGCTGCCATTGATCCTGGGCTACACGGTGTGGTCGTACCACGTATTCCGCGGCAAGGTCACCACTGACAATGGCTATCACCACTGA
- the mgtE gene encoding magnesium transporter, protein MAEAVRHDRTARQLRLLSDALDSGRLGPVRRLVNTLAPAEIGNLLESLPPGKREVVWGLVDPEDDGEVLLHVGDEVRESLLADMDPDEIVAAVEDLDIDDLANLVEDLPDTVIDEVLKSMDRENRERLEQVLSYPEDTAGRLMNPDVVTVRADVNVDVVLRYLRLRGELPDHTDHLYVVSRRHQYLGRVPLAALVTHEDSTPVNRLIDDEQPAIDVGDGSDEVARRFSDHDWISAPVVDDNNILLGRITIDDVVDIIREQAEHQAMSAAGLDEDEDMFSPARRAFRRRLIWLSINLCTAFLASSVVSRFEGSIEKLVALAALMPIVAGMGGNAGTQVLALMVRGLALGQIGSSNVMTLLKKELTVALINGLCLGIGLGVIVLVWLRQPMLSLVIGTALTVNMLTAASGGVLVPVTLKRLGFDPALAGGVILTTLTDVMGFLSFLGLATLILLP, encoded by the coding sequence ATGGCCGAAGCCGTCCGCCACGACAGAACCGCGCGCCAGCTCCGCTTGCTGTCCGACGCGCTGGATAGTGGACGCCTGGGGCCGGTACGCCGGTTGGTCAATACGCTGGCGCCAGCGGAGATCGGCAACCTGCTCGAATCGCTGCCGCCAGGCAAGCGCGAAGTGGTGTGGGGGCTGGTCGATCCAGAAGACGATGGCGAAGTGCTGCTGCACGTCGGCGACGAAGTGCGCGAAAGCCTGCTGGCCGACATGGACCCGGACGAGATCGTGGCTGCGGTCGAAGACCTGGACATCGACGATCTGGCCAACCTGGTCGAAGACCTGCCCGACACCGTCATCGACGAAGTGCTCAAGTCGATGGACCGCGAAAACCGCGAGCGCCTCGAGCAGGTGCTGTCGTATCCGGAAGACACCGCCGGACGTCTGATGAATCCGGACGTGGTCACCGTGCGCGCCGACGTCAACGTGGATGTGGTGCTGCGCTATCTGCGCCTGCGGGGCGAGCTGCCCGACCACACCGATCACCTGTACGTGGTGAGCCGGCGCCATCAATACCTGGGCCGGGTGCCGCTGGCTGCGCTGGTGACCCATGAAGACAGCACCCCGGTCAACCGGCTGATCGACGACGAGCAGCCGGCGATCGATGTCGGCGATGGGTCCGACGAAGTGGCGCGGCGCTTCTCCGACCACGACTGGATCTCGGCGCCGGTGGTGGACGACAACAACATCCTGCTCGGCCGCATCACCATCGACGACGTGGTCGACATCATCCGCGAGCAGGCCGAGCACCAGGCCATGAGCGCAGCCGGCCTGGACGAAGACGAAGACATGTTCAGCCCGGCACGGCGCGCATTCCGGCGCCGCCTGATCTGGCTGAGCATCAATCTGTGCACCGCGTTTCTGGCCTCCAGCGTGGTCAGCAGGTTCGAAGGCAGCATCGAAAAACTGGTGGCGCTGGCGGCGCTGATGCCGATCGTGGCCGGCATGGGCGGCAATGCAGGCACCCAGGTGTTGGCACTGATGGTCCGCGGCTTGGCGCTGGGCCAGATCGGCTCGTCCAACGTGATGACCTTGCTCAAGAAGGAGCTCACTGTCGCGCTGATCAACGGGCTGTGCCTGGGCATCGGGCTTGGCGTGATCGTGCTGGTCTGGTTACGGCAGCCGATGCTGTCGCTGGTGATCGGCACCGCATTGACGGTGAACATGCTCACTGCCGCTTCCGGCGGGGTGCTGGTGCCGGTGACGTTGAAACGCTTGGGCTTCGATCCGGCATTGGCCGGTGGCGTGATCCTGACCACCTTGACCGACGTGATGGGCTTCCTGAGCTTTCTTGGCCTGGCCACGTTGATCCTGCTGCCCTGA
- a CDS encoding cytochrome ubiquinol oxidase subunit I, whose protein sequence is MDALLLSRIQFGFVIAFHVLFPAFTIGLSSLLAFLEWRWLRTRLPVWRELYFFWQKIFAVSFGMGVVSGIVMAFQFGANWPELSRIAGGVIGPLLSYEVLTAFFLEASFLGVMLFGWGRISERLHFFSSCMVALGTLVSTFWILSSNSWLQTPAGFDVIGGIVHPVDWLKIIFNPSFPYRLAHMALGSFITTCFVVGAVGAWYLHRGVHRDAGLRMLKLAVVFAAITVPLQIFVGDMQGLNTLKHQPMKIAAMEAHWHAEQPGEGFPLVVFALPDAQAERNDDEVAIPRLGSLILTHRLDGSIAPLTSVPASERPPVTPVFFAFRIMVGIGSLMLLVAWVSAFALWRGKLVQWRWLLATWRWMLPSGFIALISGWFVTEIGRQPYVVYGLLRTADAVGPQSALMTTISLVVYVAGYAFVFGWGIWYLVKIGKQGPTPHANAPHLDHGEHTPARPLSAADAPIDGAA, encoded by the coding sequence ATGGACGCACTGCTGTTATCCCGGATCCAGTTCGGGTTCGTCATCGCGTTCCACGTGCTGTTTCCGGCATTCACCATCGGGCTTTCCAGTCTGCTGGCATTTCTGGAATGGCGCTGGCTGCGCACGCGTCTGCCAGTCTGGCGCGAGCTGTATTTTTTCTGGCAGAAGATCTTCGCGGTGTCATTCGGCATGGGCGTGGTCAGCGGCATCGTGATGGCCTTCCAGTTCGGCGCCAACTGGCCGGAATTGAGCCGGATTGCCGGTGGCGTGATCGGGCCGTTGCTGAGCTATGAAGTGCTCACTGCGTTTTTTCTCGAAGCCAGTTTCCTGGGCGTGATGCTGTTCGGCTGGGGGCGCATCTCCGAGCGCCTGCATTTCTTTTCCAGCTGCATGGTGGCGTTGGGCACGCTGGTCTCCACGTTCTGGATTCTCTCGTCCAATAGCTGGTTGCAGACGCCTGCGGGCTTTGATGTGATCGGCGGCATCGTGCATCCGGTGGATTGGTTGAAGATCATCTTCAACCCCTCGTTCCCTTACCGGCTAGCGCATATGGCGCTGGGCTCGTTCATCACCACCTGTTTTGTGGTGGGTGCAGTGGGCGCGTGGTATCTGCACCGCGGTGTGCATCGCGACGCCGGGCTGCGCATGCTCAAGCTGGCCGTGGTGTTTGCCGCAATCACCGTGCCGCTGCAGATCTTCGTCGGCGACATGCAGGGCTTGAACACGCTCAAGCATCAGCCGATGAAGATCGCCGCAATGGAAGCGCATTGGCATGCCGAACAGCCGGGCGAGGGATTTCCGCTGGTGGTGTTTGCGCTGCCCGATGCACAGGCCGAGCGTAATGATGACGAGGTGGCGATTCCGCGCCTGGGCAGCCTGATCCTGACCCACCGCCTGGACGGCAGCATCGCGCCGCTGACCTCGGTGCCGGCAAGCGAGCGCCCGCCGGTGACGCCGGTGTTCTTCGCGTTTCGCATCATGGTGGGGATCGGCTCATTGATGCTGCTGGTTGCCTGGGTGTCTGCGTTCGCGTTGTGGCGCGGCAAGCTGGTGCAGTGGCGCTGGTTGCTGGCGACCTGGCGCTGGATGTTGCCGAGCGGCTTCATTGCGCTGATTTCCGGCTGGTTCGTCACCGAGATCGGCCGGCAGCCCTATGTGGTCTACGGCTTGTTGCGCACCGCCGATGCGGTGGGTCCGCAGTCTGCGCTGATGACCACCATTTCGCTGGTGGTGTACGTGGCTGGCTACGCGTTCGTGTTCGGCTGGGGCATCTGGTACCTGGTCAAGATCGGCAAGCAAGGGCCCACCCCACATGCCAACGCGCCGCATCTGGATCATGGCGAACACACGCCGGCACGCCCGCTTTCGGCAGCGGATGCACCGATCGATGGAGCGGCATGA
- a CDS encoding prolyl oligopeptidase family serine peptidase produces the protein MAGRRHNERRGHFVTRTLKLEGRLYRYQVFVPASKVPQPRPIVLFLHGSGERGDNGRDQAEVGVGPYLSQHTADFPALVVLPQVPDDEEWLGVNARMAIATLDAASAEFNADPQRTYLTGISMGGYGAWEIGLMQPQRFAAIVPICGALKAPRDERRTLYVSLVAKEADPYTAAVTQLKHVPIWMFHGAKDDSVPPHDDRALYRAAKGVGANVRYSEYPEGNHNAWDATYADPAMWKWMFKQRLR, from the coding sequence ATGGCTGGGCGCCGCCACAACGAACGCCGCGGCCACTTCGTCACCCGCACGCTGAAACTGGAAGGGCGCCTGTACCGCTATCAAGTGTTCGTGCCGGCGTCCAAGGTGCCGCAGCCGCGCCCGATCGTGCTGTTCCTGCATGGATCGGGCGAGCGCGGCGATAACGGGCGCGACCAGGCCGAAGTTGGCGTGGGCCCTTATCTGAGCCAACACACCGCCGACTTTCCCGCACTTGTGGTGCTGCCGCAGGTCCCCGACGACGAAGAATGGCTGGGCGTCAACGCGCGCATGGCGATCGCCACGCTGGATGCGGCCAGCGCCGAATTCAACGCCGACCCGCAGCGCACCTACCTCACCGGCATCTCGATGGGCGGCTATGGCGCCTGGGAAATCGGGCTGATGCAGCCGCAGCGGTTTGCGGCAATCGTGCCGATCTGCGGCGCACTCAAGGCACCGCGCGATGAGCGCCGTACCTTGTACGTCAGCCTGGTGGCGAAGGAAGCGGACCCGTACACCGCGGCAGTGACCCAGCTCAAGCACGTGCCGATCTGGATGTTCCATGGCGCCAAGGACGATTCCGTACCGCCGCACGACGACCGCGCGCTGTATCGCGCCGCGAAAGGCGTCGGCGCCAATGTGCGTTACAGCGAATATCCGGAAGGCAACCACAACGCCTGGGACGCAACCTACGCGGACCCGGCAATGTGGAAATGGATGTTCAAGCAGCGCCTGCGCTGA